Genomic DNA from Nitrosarchaeum koreense MY1:
TTATTTTTTTCAAGCACTTTTACAAAAATATTTTCCCAGTCTTTTGATACCAATTCCGGATCAGATATTTTTTTTACATATTCGTATTCTTTTTGTGCTAAATCCTCTCTGAATTGTTTAGACTCCACAATCTTATCTATGATATCTGCTATCTCTTGTGGTTCATTTGATTTTGGTAGAAATGGAGGGATTATTTCCTTACCATCCACAATGTTGGGTTTTTTTGGATCCGTATAACAAATTACTGGTTTTTTACAAAATGCAGCTTCTCTTTCTATCCCGCCTTGAACACCTGCTCTCATCTGCCCCATCACTGCGTCTGCTCCTACAAAATATCTGCCTAATTCATCTCTTTTAATTAATGGAATGAACCTGATTCTGTCTGATTTTTCATTGATTAATTTTTTATTTATTGAACTTAACTCATCAAATTCTTCAGTGGTTGTATCTTCTATAAACCACTTTACTTGTAATACTTCAAAATCTGATTTACAAAGATCTATTGCCTTCCAAATCTTATCCATTCCTTTTTCCAATCCAAATCTCTGTGCTGACAAGAAAGTAAATTTTTCTTTTTTAAATTCAATCGGCTGTATATTTTCATTGAAAAGTTCTGTATCTACAAATATCCTATCTAATCTGATTGCATCCTTTCTATATTTTTTTAATGGTGTATAATATTCGTCCATCGGCGCTATACATGTAATAGCATTATCTAGTATTTTTTTATAAAAGTTTTTTTCAAAAAAATTATAATTTTTATTTTCTTTTGCAAAAGGTGGGCTTGTAATATCCCCTCCGACAAAATACATAATGTAATTTATTCCTGCTAAATATGCAATTCTTGCTCCTGCCCAAGGAACAGCTATACATAAATCATATTTATCTTTGATTTTTTTGATTCTTTCTACTTGTTTTGAAATTAATAACGAGTCAAAGTATTCTATTCCATCTTTTCCAGTTGTAGTTTTATCTACACCTTTTTTTGGAAAATCTATTAAATGAACTTCTACATTTCTAGCAAATTTCTTCATTAGATAGATGTTGCTTGTTGAATCTCCTATTGCCAGAATTTTTAATTTCATCTAAAAGACCTCTTTATTCATTGTTTACACTATAATTTTTAGTTGTATTATCTTAAGATTATGAATTATGTATTGTTCAAGTCTTTATAAAATACTTTATTTAGCTAAATTCTTTCTATTTTGTATTGAGAACAAAAAAACTTGAAATTTCAGAACAGTTTTACTCTGACTTAATATCAATACATAAAAAACGACGAAATGAAGTTAAAAAAAAATGGAACCGAGTTTTACCTTTTAATGAATTAATATCTGACAGATGGGAAAAAGCTAAATTTTTGAATGGATTGTCTGGCAGTAGCATATATGATAACAGTTATGTATTTGGTAAGGTTTCTATTGGAAAAAATACTTGGATAGGTCCTTATACTATACTTGATGGCAGTGGTGGAAAACTCTCCATAGGTGATTTTTGTAGTATTAGCAGCGGAGTGCAAATCTATACTCATAACACGGTAAAATGGGCTGTAAGTGGTGGAAAAGCTGAATATGAAAAAAAATCTGTCAGAATAAGTGATAATTGTTACATTGGTCCTTACTCGGTAATTAGTATGGGATCTAGTATTGGAAAAGGAAGTGTTATTGGAACATCAAGTTTTGTCAATACTGTAATTCCTCCTTATTCAATTGCGTTTGGTTCTCCAGCAAAGATTGTAGGTAAGGTTAAAGTCAAAGGAAAAAATGTAGAGTTTGAGTATTTTAAAAAATAATTTTATAATTTTATTCTACCAATAACTAATAATATCCTAAAACATTAGATTAGAAATGGAAATATTTAATCAAAAAATACAATGGGTTGATCCAATTACTAATGAAACTTTGAATTCTGATGGGCATTATCTTGTTTCAAATCATTCATCATATTCTATATCCAATGGTATACCAAACTTTGTTGATAATGTAAATGATCAAACGCAAAAACAAGTTCAAGAATCATTTGGAGAAAAGTGGACACAGAGTGATTTTGGACAAAATGATGCTGAATTTGAAGAAAAAATTAAGCCTGTTTACCTAGAAATGATGGGTCTTGAAGAATCTGATCTAGATATCTTCAATAATAAAATTATTCTTGAAGTAGGAATTGGAAGTGGTTCATCATCAAGATTATGGGGACCACAAGCCAAAGAATTTCATGGAGTAGATATCTCAAAAGCAATTTACCGTGTTCAAACAAATTTAAAAAAATTAATTCCAAATCCTATTCTTTCCCAGGCTGACATCAATAAACTTCCTTATCTTGACGAAAGTTTTGATGTTGTTGTTAGTAATGGTGTATTTCATCATACACCTGATACAAAATTAGCATTAAAAAATTCCCTAAAAAAATTAAAAATTGGTGGTTTTTGTATTTTTTATATATATAAAACAAAATCACCCATTAGAGAATTTTCAGACGACTATATCCGTTCAAAAATTTCTGATTTACATTATGATAATGCATGGGAAAAAATCAAGCCTCTTACCGATTTTGGAAAGTTACTACATGAAAAAAATACTCAGATTACTATACCATTCGATATAGAACTGTTGGGAATAAAAAAAGGAACATATGATCTACAAAGATTTTTTTATGATTATTTTTTTAAATGTTTTTGGAAAGATTCATGGGGATATGATTATTCTAATCTTGTTAATGTTGATTGGTATCATCCAAAATATTGTTGGAGACATTCAAAAGATGAAATACAATCATGGTGTGCTGAGTTTAATCTAGATATCAAATATATCAAAGAACTAGAAAGCGGTTATGCATGTTATGTTGTAAAAACTTCCAGTATAACCTGAAACAATAATTACTTCATTGAAATAAGAAAAATAGTTGCAAATTAACAAAAACCAAATTCGTAATTATCTTACAATTCGATATGATCCTCTGATAAATTCCTCCCATTTAGCAACTTGGAAAGATTTTGAAACTCAAACTTCTGATCCACATGGGCTTGTGACTGAAAACCTTCTTACTCTCTCTTTAAAAAATTCTATCCCTGATGACAATAAATCAATAGCAATTTCGCTAAGTAGTGGAATTGATTCTTCAATATGTTTAGCAATACTACGAAAAACGTTTCCCAAAAGAAAAATAATTGCTATATGTGGAGTTTTTGAAAATGGTTTTGATGAATCAATTGAAGCAAAAAAAATTGCAGACAAATTCTCTGCCGAATTCAAAATACTTCATATGGGTTCAATGTTTACAAACATGCCAGAGATCATCTCTATTTCCAAGAGACCTAGATGGAATACTTACACTCATCTTATTGCCAAAGAAGCTAAAAAGAAAGCAAATTTTTTGGTGACTGGTGATGGCGCTGATGAACTATTTGGCGGATATGTTTTTCGATATCATAAATTCAATCAACTTTTAAAGTCAAAGGATCAATGGCTAGAAAAAACTAAAAAATATCTAGAGTGTCATAATCGAGATTGGGTTCCGGATCAAAATAATTTGTTTGGTAAATGTATCAAGTTTAATTGGAATGAAATTTATAATTATTTCAAACCTTATTTTCATAATGCTCTAGATCCTATTTCTCAGGTAATGCTAGCTGATTTTAATGGAAAATTGTTATTTGATTTTATACCTACTGGGAAAGCGATATCTGATTATTACAAAATCAAAAACATTCCAATATTCTTGGATACCTCTTTGATAACTTTTGCACAAAAACTACCATTAAATCAAAAATATGACAACAAAAATAATAGAGGAAAATTAGTGTTAAGAGCAATATCAAAAAGGTTAGGGATCAATCATATTGAAGAAAAAAAAGGTTTTTCACCTAGTTTACTTTTTGATTGGCAGAAAAATGGTAAAGAAATATGTCAGTCATTCTTATTAAATAAAAATTCTCAGATATATAAAAAAAATCTAATCAATTATGACTGGACTGTAAAAGCATTTGATCAAATTGAATTTGATGGAGACATAAGATATTTGAATAGATTAATTTCTATACTTGCTTTAGAAATATGGATTAAAATTTTTGTAACAAACGAATTAAAAAATACTAAAAAATTAGTTTAACATTAATTATTTAGTGTCTTATTGATTATCTTGCAAATATTTTCTTGATCTTCCTGTGTCAAATTTTTGTGAAGCGGAAGTGTCAATGCGTTATTAAATAATTTTGCCGAGTTTTCTAAATTGCCTACTTTTTTCATATTCTTGTATGCTGGTTCTAAATGCAATGCATATGTACCGATTTGACTTTGAATATTTTCATCAGCCAATGCCTTTCTTATCTTGTCTCTGTAACCATCTTTTTGCACATAACAAGTATATGATTGAAATGTTTGTCTTGTATTCTTGCCTACATATGCTGGTTTGATGTTTCCAATTTTTGATAGTAATTCTTGATAAATTTTTGCCTTTTGAATTCGGTCTTCAATTATTTTTTCAATTTTCTTCATCTGAACTAACCCGATGGCACTTAACACATTTGATAATTTGTAATTGGTTCCTATAGTTTCAAAAGAAGATCCCTTTGCTCCAAAATGCTTAAAGGAGTAACACTTTTCTGCAATTTCATCATTATCTGTAGTTATCATGCCGCCCTCTCCAGTTGTAATTACCTTTCTTGGGTGAAAACTAAAACAAGAATAATCTGCAATCTTTCCGACGTAATCCTCGCCAATTTTTGCACCTAAACTACATGCAGAATCTTCCAGACATTTCAAATCTAGTTTTTTTGCCTTTTGATAGATTTCTTTTTCTAATGGAACCCCTGCCCATGAAACTGGACTGAAAACGCTCATTTTTTCATCATATGCTTCCTCTAGAATATCTGTAGTCATATTCATGCTATTCAAATCCACATCTGCAAGTACTGGAATTCCACCCGCCAAAATTACTGCTTCGGCAGTAGCAGGGTACGTGTAATCTGGAACAATGACTTCTTGTCCTTTAATATTCAAACATTCCAATACTGCATGCAGTCCTGTAGTGCATGAAGTAACTGCTATTGCGTGTTTTACTCCCACATATTTTGCAACCATGTCTTCAAATTCTTTTGTAGTGCTTCCCTCTGTTAGAAAACCTGTAGCCATTACTTTTCTGATCTCGTTTATCTCATCCTCTCCTACATCAGGAACAGCTAGCGGTATGAGTTTCTTTTCAGTCACTAATTTGGGATTTTTGCTCTCTCGTATTAAGGTATTTTTTAGCAAGCTTTTTTAGAATATGAGGCAGGGTTTTTGTTGATGAAAATACTGATAATGGGCTCAGAAGGATTTGTAGGAAAAAACTTGGTCAAGGGACTATCTGAAAAACATGATATCTATACATCTGATCAACTTGATTCTACTGATCAAAATTATTCTAAATGTGATATTACAAATTACGATTCAGTGGAAAAGATAGTTAGAGATGTAGATGCTGTAATTCATCTGACTGCTCATTCTTTAGTTTCTTCTCTCGATGGTTCTATTACCAATGCTAGAGTTAACATCATGGGATTACTCAATTTACTTGAAAGCTGCAGAAAAAATTCAGTTCCCAAAGTGATTTTTACTTCTGCTTCCTCTCTTGTAGGTGAGCCAAAATCTTTTCATGTAAATGAAGATCATACTCCAAAACCCAAAACAGCGTATGGAATAACAAAATTAACATCTGAACATTATTTGCGCCTATATCATGAGCTGTATGGTATAGATTACACTGTATTTAGATTTTTTAATATTTATGGACCATTTCAAAAAAATGGATTAATCCCGTCAATTTTTAATAAAATTCAAAACAATGACTCTATTACAATTTTTGGGAAAGGAGATCAAGTTCGTGATTATGTTTACATTGAAGACATTCTTCCATTTTTTGAACAGGCAGCTTCCTCAGAAATTGGAAAAAATAAGGTTTTCAATATGGGAACTGGAAAAGGCAGTACCATACTAGAAATTGTAAAAAACATGTCTGAAATTCTTAAAATTGAGCCAAAAATTGAGTACCAACCTGTCAGACCAGGTGAGATAGGTAATTTTGTGGCCGATACAACTTTACTGCATGAAACATTTGGTAAAATCCCTTCAACAGATGTTAAAATCGGTCTTAGCAAAACAATTGATTGGCTAAAAAATAACTCGTGATTACTTTTTTGATTAAAATTTTTGAAATGACATAATTAAATTAGTACTTTATTTACCCGTGATTGTAATTGATTAAACAAATTTTATCCAAAAAAGTTTTTGCGATATATGGACTTGGTAATGTTGGAGGTTCAATAGCTGCTGTTTGGCTTAGAGCAGGTGCCAAGGTTATCGGTGTTGATATTTCTAAAACTCTTCTGACTGAAATCCAGGATGGCATTTCTCATAAGAAAGAACCTTTCTTATCTGAAACTTTTTCAAAATCCATTAAAAACAAGTCGTTTTTTCTAACCTCTGATGGAATTGATGCGTCAAAAAGATCTTCAATCAAAATTATCGTAGTTCCAGTAGGATTGAAAAACAAAAAGGTGGATCTTAGTTCTGTAATTCAAGTAACCAAAAATATAGCTAAGGGTCTCAAAAAAGGTGACACTGTAATTTTATCTCCATCTGTTCCGCCTGGAACTACAGAAAAAATAGTCTTGCCAATTCTTGAAAAAGAAAGCAAACTAAAAGGTGAAAAAGACTTTTACCTCATTTACAATCCTGAAAGAATTTTTGAAGGAAGAGCAGTTAAAGATATTGAAGAAAATTATCCTGCCGTAATCTCTGGACTTGGACCCAAGAGTTTGAAGATTGCTGAAAATCTATTTAGGATTATTTCCAAAAAAGGAGTTTTAAAAATGCCTACTTTAGCAGAAGCTGAAGCTGAAAAATTATTTGAAGGAGCATATAGAGATGTAAACATTGCACTTGCAAATGAATTGGCAGAATATTGTGAAAAAATTGGAATTAATTTCTGGGAAACTCGTAAAGGTGCAAATTCTCAACCTTTTTGTCATTTGCATTATCCTGGTACCGGTGTAGGTGGTCTGTGCATTCCAGTTTATCCACGCATAATTATAGAAAACGCATCAAAATTTGGCAAGACCATGAGTCTTTTAGAATATTCTAGAAGAATCAATGATAACATGCCCAAAAAATGTGTTGATGATGCCATTAAAATGCTCTTAAAAAATAAAATTAAACCTAAAAATGCAAAAGTAGCCGTTCTTGGATTGGGTTTTAGAGGAGAAGTTACAGATACAAGATTGTCTCCTACATATGATGTTGTAAATGAATTTCTCAAAAAAGAATGTACAGTAACTGTTCATGATCCGTATATTTTTGAAGACACAATATTGCCAAAATCAGTTCCTCTTACAAAAGATCTTGTAACTGCTACCCAGAATGCAGATCTAATCTTTATTTCATCGGATCATAAAATTTACTCTAAACTTGATTCAAAATCATTTTCAAAAGGAAAAAAATCGATTTTGTTTTTTGACGGACGTAATGTTCTCAATCCCAAGTTATTTTCATCTGGCATGCTCAATACAATTGGAATCGGCAAAAACTAATTTTTATTGTTGTTTTTGTTCAGGGATTTTTTCATAATTTATTCTGAAAAGTTTAAAGTAAATGTCGTGTCCTTTCTCTTTTGAATCATATTCTTTAGTCAAATAATCATATTTTTCTTCATTTTCAAACACATCATTTAGAAATGCTGGATTGTTATCTTCTTTTACTACTATGTGAGTTATTTTTTCAACTAAAAAGGATCTTCCGAACCTATCTTCATGATATCCACTTGATGTTAATAATTCCTCCATGGAATTTGTCCCTCTTATCTGTACTATTGCTGTATCTGCTGATATTTCTGCCCAAGTCCTTGGAAAATTATTCATTTGACTGATTCCAGCAGAGAAAACATACGACGATTCTGGTTCAAAATTATTTACTATTACATTTGAGGGGATCATTTCTCTCATAATCTCATATACTGCACTCTCATGATCTCTGTCAATATCTTTCCAAATCAGAAATAATGGAGAAGAAATTGCAATCAACACAACTAAGCTAATTAGCGAAATTTTAAAAAATTTATTCTTATTTTCATATATCCATCTAAAAAGAAATAACGCTAGTAATGCAAAAATTGGATACAAAGGAAACAGATATCTCGTATCTGACGCAAATGAAAATGCGTATACTGCTGGTAAGAGAATAAAAAAGCCAATACTGAGCACAAATTTGGCAGTCTTTCTATCTTTAATCATTAATACAAATCCAATTGGGACAACAAAGATCAACATTGGAATCAGAGACCATCCAAGAAACTTGAATGTATTTATCAAACCTTCAGAAACAAGATTAATTGTACCTCCATACATCTTAGTTTCTGGACTATCTGTCAACTCCTCAGTACTAACACTAACTCGGGACCAAAAATTATCAGAACCAAATTCCTCCGTTCTCAAAATTCCCACTGCTGAAACAATTAAAATAAAAATTAGTACTGAAACTGAAATATGAAAAATTTTTTCTTTGCTTATTGGATTCTTTAGAAAAAACACTAAAACAAATGCAGGTAATAAAAATAGCCCCTCAATTCTTACTGTAGACGCTAATGCAATTGCAATAAAAGCTAGATAATTCTTCTTATGACTCGAACTTAATATGAGAACCATGCCAATAACTATCAACAAAATGTATAATGGATCTGTAATTCCAAAAGTTGAGTTTTGAATTATTCTTGGTTCAAAGACAAAGATTAAACTTCCAACTAGTGCAAGTCTTTCATCAAAAAATTTTCTGCAAAGAAAATAAATAGGAATTGCAGTTAGTGAGGAAATCACAACTGACAAAATTCTCTGCAATGCCATATAGTCCAAAAAATTATCTGAATTATACAATGAGAAGAAAAAACTTACAAAAAGTGGCCAACCATTATTATTTACTTGCATAGTTGAGTTTTGTCCTAAGCTATGATCTATAGCATACATAAAATATGCAAAATTATCTGAATTCAATGGAATTTCAAATGGAACAAAAAGAAATCTAACTGCTATTCCAATTGCAATAATTGTCGGTAAAACTATGATTGGGTTTTTGATAGTGGGATTTTTTACATATTTTAAATTCAATATATTCAATTTAGTTGATAGGCTTAATATGGATAATTTGAACCCATAAAATTAAATTAATTATGTTATTTATTCAAGGAAAAACCATGGAATTCATTTTTCTAATTAATTTAATGATTTATTCAAAATAATCTCGAATGATGTTTAAATAATGATTAGATTCTGTTTTAATTATGAAATATAAGCAGATTCTACTTACTCGTCCACCTACAGGGTCAAATGCTTTACAAGGTGGCTCTGATGCAGATCCTCATCCACAACCTCCATTGGGCTTGGCTTATCTTGCGGGAGTTATTGAAAGACTACCCGATGTTAATGTTTTAGATATTCTTGATGGTAATTTCTCAAAAAATTATGTTTACGATGTAAAAATGGCAGTAAAAAAACACAATCCTGATCTAGTTGGATTTAGTGCATTTACTCCTTTTGCAAATCCTGCATTAGAAGCTGCAACTGCTGTAAAAGAAGTCAATCCGTCAATTCTTACCGTTTTAGGAGGACCACATGCTGTTCTAGCTGATGTCACTATGAGAAAATGTCCTGCATTAGATGTAATTGTGTATGATGAGGGTGAAGGACAAATCGAAGAGATTGTTAGTGGGAAACCTCTCTCTGATGTAGCTGGTTTGTTTATCAGAAAGGAAGGAAAAGTAGTACCAACAGCACCGCGATCATACATAGATAATATGGATTCATTGCCATATCCTGCTTATCATAAATTGCCACATTTTCCTGACGGTTATCACCCACATCCTCCAAAGAGTACTGGAAAAAAATGGTCTAGTATTATGTGGTCTCGCGGTTGTCCATTTTTCTGCAATTACTGTAATAGAGAAAATAGTTTTGGATTAAAATTTAGAAACCAGTCTCCTGAGTATGTAGTTGATCATATCAAATATCTTCATTCAGAATATGGAATCGAAGAATTGACTTTCTATGATGATGTGATGTCGCTTAATAGAAAAGCAACCATGACATTAATGAAGGCGATGAATCCTGAAAAACTAGGTTTCAAGCTAGATTGGGATGCTGAAACTCGTGTAGATCTAGTTGACAAGGAATTGCTATTGGAAATGAAAAAAGCAGGATGCAGGATGATCTCTTATGGAATAGAACATGGAGTGTTTATTCATGAAATTAAAGGTGGCAGAGCAACTCTCAAGCAAGCTGAGGATGCCGTAAGATGGACACATGAGGCTGGAATTCAGACTGTTGGATATTATATGATTGGGTTGCCACAAGAAACAGAAGAGACAATCAAGAAAACAATCGAGTTTGCAAAAAAATTAGATTGTACGTATGCGCAGTTTGCAATAACTATGCCGTTTCCTGGTAACAAGCTGTATGATGAAGCCATAAAGTCTGGCTTGATTCAACTAGATGATACTTGGGACAAGTTTGTCTATGCCGGTGTTGGTTCTGGTGGAATTCAAGCTCCAGTTTTAACTACAAATGCATTATCTGCCAAAGATTTGGCATATTGGGCAAAAAGAGCATACCGTGAATATTATTTCAGACCTTCTTACATACTCAAAAAATTGCTTAGTGTTAGAAGTTTCAAAGATTTTGCAATGTATTACAATGGTTACAAGATGTTGAAAAAAGATACCAAGTGATTAATTTGAAAATTACTGTAGGAATTCCGGCGTATAACGAAGAAAAAAATATTGCCTCCATAATTGAAAATTTAAGCAAAATAGCAGATACAATCATTGTCTGTAATGACGGTTCTAGTGATAATACTGGAAGAATAGCTGAAAAAATGGGGGCAGTTGTAATTAATCATGAAAGAAATATTGGATATGGTGGCGCCATACGATCACTCTTTCTTAAAGCTAGAGAATTAGAAAGTGATGTTCTAGTTACAATGGACTCTGATGGTCAACACAGAATCTCTGATGTATTGCCTGTTGCCGAACCAATCATTAAAAACCAGGCAGATCTAGTAATTGGTTCAAGATTCCTTGAGGGAAATCAGGAAAACATTCCAAAATACAGAAAGATTGGAATAAAAATGATAACTAAACTTGCCAATGCTTCTTTAGAGGATGCAGTATCTGATTCTCAAAGCGGTTTTAGGGCATATAGTAAAACTGTTCTTTCAGCAATAACTCCATCAGAACAAGGTATGGGAGTATCAAATGAAATTCTTATGAAAGCAAGTAAAAATGGGTTTAAAATTGCTGAAGTGCCAATAGTTGTATCATATGAAGGCAAAACCTCTACACAACATCCAGTTTCGCATGGCGTATCTGTAACACTGAGTACGCTAAAATTTATCTCAATTGAGCATCCTTTGAAATTCTATGGAATTCCAGGGCTGATTTTTTTTGGAATAGGACTGATATTTACAATTATGACGATTCAGGGATTTACAGAAACAAGACAAATTCTGTTGAGTGCTGCCGTAATTGGTGTTGGCACAATAATTTTTGGCACCGTTTTACTTATGACTTCTATCATTTTATATTCTATAGTAAATCTCGTACGAGAAAACTCTTCAAAGTGATTTTATGAAAATTCTTGTTACTGGTGGAGCTGGCTTTGTAGGTTCACATCTGACTGAATTATTAGTTTCAAAGAATCATTTTCCAATAATCGTTGATAATCTAAATAGTGGTCTTTACTCTAATATCAAAAAATTCATAGATTCAAAAAAAGCTCAATTCATCAAATGTGATATTCGAGATTTCAAAAAAGTCATGAAGCTTCCCAAAGTCGATGCGATAATTCACCTGGCAGCAATAGCTAGTGTAGTAGAATCAATAAGTAATCCAATTTTTGTAAATGATGTAAATGTTAATGGTACTTTGAATGTTCTTGAATTTTGTAGAAAAAGGAAAATCAAAAAACTTGTTTTTACATCATCTGCTGCAATCTATGGGGATTATGAGAAAAAAATAACTGAAACATCACCCACAGTTCCTACTTCTGTTTATGGTTCTACCAAGCTGACTGGTGAGCAATATTGCAAAATTTACTCAAGTTTGTTTGGAATCAACATTACGGCACTGAGACCATTTAACATTTACGGACCACGTCAAAACGATGCGTACGCTGGAGTGATCTCCAAATTCATGGATAGATTAAACGAAAACAAACCCCCAATAATATTTGGAAATGGAAAACAGACAAGGGACTTTATTCACGTTGACGATGTTGCACAAGCGTTTTACTTGGCTTTAAAATACAAAAAGAAATCTTTTGATGTCTTTAACTTGGCAACTGGAAAATCTACCTCAATTAATGAACTATCGGAAATTTTCCTCTTAGCTGCAAACAAGTCAGGACTAAAAACAATACACAAAAAATCCATTCCTGGCGTAGTTGTTCACAGCTCCACAAATCCAAATAAAATCAAGCAAAACTTGCACTTTACACCGACTATTGGTCTTAAAGATGGAATCACAAAGTTCGTAAAATCTCAAACCTATTCAAAATTATAATAAATCAGCAAATTTAAGACTGACCTGTTTTTACTGGTGTTGATTAACAGTGAATATACTTGCAATTGGAGCACATTGGGATGATATTGAACTTGGATGCGGTCTTACTTTAAAAAAGTTAAGGGAAAAAGGCCATAATATTTTCTCAGTAGTTGTATGCAGCTCTCAATATGGAAAAGATGAAAATGAAGGAATGAAAGAATCAGAGGCATTAGAATACGGATTAAAATCGTTT
This window encodes:
- a CDS encoding glycosyltransferase, translating into MKLKILAIGDSTSNIYLMKKFARNVEVHLIDFPKKGVDKTTTGKDGIEYFDSLLISKQVERIKKIKDKYDLCIAVPWAGARIAYLAGINYIMYFVGGDITSPPFAKENKNYNFFEKNFYKKILDNAITCIAPMDEYYTPLKKYRKDAIRLDRIFVDTELFNENIQPIEFKKEKFTFLSAQRFGLEKGMDKIWKAIDLCKSDFEVLQVKWFIEDTTTEEFDELSSINKKLINEKSDRIRFIPLIKRDELGRYFVGADAVMGQMRAGVQGGIEREAAFCKKPVICYTDPKKPNIVDGKEIIPPFLPKSNEPQEIADIIDKIVESKQFREDLAQKEYEYVKKISDPELVSKDWENIFVKVLEKNKVLDRKLSILDRLMSFIILKIEKIYIKKFREKNISTWGKEEYDRLIRD
- a CDS encoding acyltransferase codes for the protein MRTKKLEISEQFYSDLISIHKKRRNEVKKKWNRVLPFNELISDRWEKAKFLNGLSGSSIYDNSYVFGKVSIGKNTWIGPYTILDGSGGKLSIGDFCSISSGVQIYTHNTVKWAVSGGKAEYEKKSVRISDNCYIGPYSVISMGSSIGKGSVIGTSSFVNTVIPPYSIAFGSPAKIVGKVKVKGKNVEFEYFKK
- a CDS encoding class I SAM-dependent methyltransferase: MEIFNQKIQWVDPITNETLNSDGHYLVSNHSSYSISNGIPNFVDNVNDQTQKQVQESFGEKWTQSDFGQNDAEFEEKIKPVYLEMMGLEESDLDIFNNKIILEVGIGSGSSSRLWGPQAKEFHGVDISKAIYRVQTNLKKLIPNPILSQADINKLPYLDESFDVVVSNGVFHHTPDTKLALKNSLKKLKIGGFCIFYIYKTKSPIREFSDDYIRSKISDLHYDNAWEKIKPLTDFGKLLHEKNTQITIPFDIELLGIKKGTYDLQRFFYDYFFKCFWKDSWGYDYSNLVNVDWYHPKYCWRHSKDEIQSWCAEFNLDIKYIKELESGYACYVVKTSSIT
- a CDS encoding asparagine synthase C-terminal domain-containing protein, which encodes MQINKNQIRNYLTIRYDPLINSSHLATWKDFETQTSDPHGLVTENLLTLSLKNSIPDDNKSIAISLSSGIDSSICLAILRKTFPKRKIIAICGVFENGFDESIEAKKIADKFSAEFKILHMGSMFTNMPEIISISKRPRWNTYTHLIAKEAKKKANFLVTGDGADELFGGYVFRYHKFNQLLKSKDQWLEKTKKYLECHNRDWVPDQNNLFGKCIKFNWNEIYNYFKPYFHNALDPISQVMLADFNGKLLFDFIPTGKAISDYYKIKNIPIFLDTSLITFAQKLPLNQKYDNKNNRGKLVLRAISKRLGINHIEEKKGFSPSLLFDWQKNGKEICQSFLLNKNSQIYKKNLINYDWTVKAFDQIEFDGDIRYLNRLISILALEIWIKIFVTNELKNTKKLV
- a CDS encoding DegT/DnrJ/EryC1/StrS family aminotransferase, with the translated sequence MTEKKLIPLAVPDVGEDEINEIRKVMATGFLTEGSTTKEFEDMVAKYVGVKHAIAVTSCTTGLHAVLECLNIKGQEVIVPDYTYPATAEAVILAGGIPVLADVDLNSMNMTTDILEEAYDEKMSVFSPVSWAGVPLEKEIYQKAKKLDLKCLEDSACSLGAKIGEDYVGKIADYSCFSFHPRKVITTGEGGMITTDNDEIAEKCYSFKHFGAKGSSFETIGTNYKLSNVLSAIGLVQMKKIEKIIEDRIQKAKIYQELLSKIGNIKPAYVGKNTRQTFQSYTCYVQKDGYRDKIRKALADENIQSQIGTYALHLEPAYKNMKKVGNLENSAKLFNNALTLPLHKNLTQEDQENICKIINKTLNN
- a CDS encoding NAD-dependent epimerase/dehydratase family protein — its product is MKILIMGSEGFVGKNLVKGLSEKHDIYTSDQLDSTDQNYSKCDITNYDSVEKIVRDVDAVIHLTAHSLVSSLDGSITNARVNIMGLLNLLESCRKNSVPKVIFTSASSLVGEPKSFHVNEDHTPKPKTAYGITKLTSEHYLRLYHELYGIDYTVFRFFNIYGPFQKNGLIPSIFNKIQNNDSITIFGKGDQVRDYVYIEDILPFFEQAASSEIGKNKVFNMGTGKGSTILEIVKNMSEILKIEPKIEYQPVRPGEIGNFVADTTLLHETFGKIPSTDVKIGLSKTIDWLKNNS
- a CDS encoding nucleotide sugar dehydrogenase, producing the protein MIKQILSKKVFAIYGLGNVGGSIAAVWLRAGAKVIGVDISKTLLTEIQDGISHKKEPFLSETFSKSIKNKSFFLTSDGIDASKRSSIKIIVVPVGLKNKKVDLSSVIQVTKNIAKGLKKGDTVILSPSVPPGTTEKIVLPILEKESKLKGEKDFYLIYNPERIFEGRAVKDIEENYPAVISGLGPKSLKIAENLFRIISKKGVLKMPTLAEAEAEKLFEGAYRDVNIALANELAEYCEKIGINFWETRKGANSQPFCHLHYPGTGVGGLCIPVYPRIIIENASKFGKTMSLLEYSRRINDNMPKKCVDDAIKMLLKNKIKPKNAKVAVLGLGFRGEVTDTRLSPTYDVVNEFLKKECTVTVHDPYIFEDTILPKSVPLTKDLVTATQNADLIFISSDHKIYSKLDSKSFSKGKKSILFFDGRNVLNPKLFSSGMLNTIGIGKN